Within Pseudomonas cichorii, the genomic segment AGCAGGAATTCATGGATTACATGAAGCAGACTGCCGAAGAGAAAATGCGTGAAAAACTCACGGGTGTCAGCAAGGCTGAATATGAGGCCATGAGCCCTGAAGAGAAGCTGGCCGTGGACAAGAAAGTCCAGGAAGCCCTCAAGGGGCATCAGACTGCGGCTGTTGATGACATCAATGCGAGAATCAATGGCATCAAGGCCGGGATGCTTGCGTAGCGCTCTTTCGCGAATGAATTCGCTCCTTCAACCCGCGTAGGAGCGACTTCAGTCGCGAAAATCACGCCAGCTGATGCCGATACGGCAGATCCGGTCCCACCCTGGTGCAGGTCAGCGCCGCCGCCCTGACGGCAAAGCCGAGCATTTCATCCAGGGCTTCCCGTGTCAGTGATTCAAGACTTTGCGGCGTATCCAGCTGGCGCTCGCTGAGAAAGGTCAGCAAGGCCGCCTGGAACGTATCGCCTGCGCCCACCGTGTCCACGGTCTTGACGCTTTGCGCCGCCACCGACCAGCTCCCGTGTTGCCGGGTAAAAATGCTGGCACCTTCCGAACCCCGGGTCAGAACCACCAACTGGCAGCGTTTGCTCAGCCATTCTTGCGCAATGCTTTGCGGATCGCTGTCCGGGTAGAGCAGGTGCAGGTCTTCATCGCTGACCTTGATGATATGCGCGTGTTCGGCAAAGGCGCGGATCTGAGCGCGCCAGCGTTCTATGTCCGGCTCCGGGTTGAGCCGCACGTTGGGGTCCAGGCTGATAAGCCGGTTGTTGCTCTCCCGGGCGACCAGCGCCAGCACGGTATCGGCAATCGGCTGCACAACCAGCGAAAACGAGCCGACATGAATGCCGCGCACTTTCTCATCCAGAACGGGCAGGTGCTCCAGCCGCAACTGCCGGTCGGCACAACCCTCGCCACGAAAACTGTAGGTGGGCGAGCCATCGGCACCGACCGCCACCATGGCCAGTGTCGTAGGCGCTTCAACGTCGATCAGGTAAGCGGGGCTGACCGCTTCCTGATCAAGTACGGCACGCAAGCGGCGACCCAGGTAGTCGGTGGACAGCCCGGCGAAAAAAGCGGCCTCGACCCCGAGGCGGCGCAAACCGATCGCCACGTTGAAAGGTGAACCCCCGGCAACGGCTTCAAGGCCCAGCCTGTTGAGCGAACCGTTGTCGTCCGCTCGGGTGAAAATATCGAAAAGAGCTTCGCCGCAGACAAGAAACATAAGTGCTCCGTGAAATGGCAGGGATCAGACTGCCCGCAATTGATCCTGATAACGTGCGTAGACGCGCTCGTAAGCGGCCACATTTTCTGCGACAGGGTAGGTTTCGCTGTCGGGGTCGAGCCTGACGCAGCGTTCGCAAAGTGTGTGCAGATCCGTTGCTTGCCCATTCTCGCCAGAACTGCACCAGGCCGCCTGAATAGCAGCGCCCAGGGCCGCCGCTTCGGCGTACTCGGTGCAAATGACTGGAGTATCCATGATGTCGGCAATCATCTGCCGCCAGATGGCGCTTTTCGAGCCGCCACCGATCAGGCGGATGGTCTGGCTCTTGATACCGCTGGCCCTCAGCAGGTCCAGCCCGTAGCGTAATCCGAGGCTGGTTCCTTCAACCACGGCCCGGCACAGATTGGCCTGGGTCAGGTTGGTGCTGTTGAGGCCCAGAATGCTGCCGGTGGCATCGGGCAGGGCGGGGACTCGTTCGCCGTTGAGAAACGGCAGCATGAGCACACCTTCCGCTCCGATGGGTGATTGGGTGACGGCCTGATTGAAACCGTCGATATCCAGCGTGAACAACTCGCGAATGGCACTAGTGGCGTTGGTCAGGTTCATGGTGCAGATCAGCGGCAGCCAGCCATCGGACGAAGAACAGAAGGTTGCCACCGACGCTTGCTCGCTGACAAAGGGCTGATCGGCAAAGGCATACACGGTGCCTGATGACCCAAGGCTCATGGTGATCAGGCCGGGCTTGATATTGCCGGTGCCGATGGCCCCCATCATGTTGTCGCCACCGCCGCTGGACACCACCGCGTCAGGGTTCAGGCCCAGCAGGCTGGCGATTTCGCCTCGAATCGTGCCGACTTTGTGCTGTGCCGGCAGCAACTCAGGAAGCGCCTTGCCCAGACGACCAGTCGGATCGATATGCGCCAGCAATGGCAAGTCCCATTCCCGGGTGCGCACATTGAAGTAACCGGTCCCCGACGCATCGCCATAGTCCGTGCAGCAACGCCCGGTCAGCCAGTAATTGAGGTAATCGTGAGGCAGCAGGATCCTGTCGATACGCTCGAACAGTTCCGGGTGCTGCTCCTTGGTCCACAACAGCTTGGAAACCGTATAGCCCGGCGCAATGACCAGCCCCAAACGTTGCAGCGAACCTTGCTCGCCCCCCAGATAATCCAGCAGGCGCTGGTTCTCGGGTGTGGTTTCGGTGTCGCACCATAATTTGGCCGGGCGCAGCACCTGGCCCTGAGCGTCCAGCAGCACCAGGCCGTGCTGCTGACCGGAAACGCCGATGCCCCTGATCTGCTGGCCTGAAATACCAGCCTTGGCCAGCGCACTGCGGGTCGCCAGCGCCAGCGCGTCCAGCCACTGCTGCACATCCTGTTCGCGTCGGCCATGGGCGTTGCTGATCAGACTGTGAGGGGCAGAACCTTCGCCCAGTACCTGACCGCTATCAGCATCCAGAATGATCGCTTTTGTACCTTGGGTCCCGCAATCGATTCCAAGAAACATGGTTGCCTCTCAAAGGCCGTTGGCCAGGATTTTTTCCAGTGTACCGCTGACTCCCAGGTCCCGCAGATTATTGACGTTCTGCTCGAAAGCAGCGACGAATTCGGCAGAGCGCGGGATTGCCAGGCCAAAGATTTCTTCCACGCCGAGCAACCGCTGGGTCAGCAACGCATCGTCGGCCACCAGGGCCTGACAGAAGTCAGCCCGTGGGTCGGGAATCCGGTAGGGGGTGCCGTTTTCGTCCACGCCCTTGAGGTACAAGGCCCAGGCAGCCACCACCAGTGAAGCGCGCTCCAGATTGCCTTGGTCGAGAATCAGCCGGTTGATGGTCGGAATCGTGAACTTGGGAAATTTCGAGGAGCCGTCCGAACACACCCGCTCCAGCTGGTCGGCAATCGCCTGATTGGAGAAGCGCTCGATCAGGGTGTCCTTGTAGCCCTCCAGATCGATACCCGGTACCGAGGCCAGTTGCGGGGTGACATCCAGGTCCATGTAGGTGCGGATATAGCGCACGAACAGCGGATCGTTCATGGTTTCGTGAACGAAGCGATAGCCTTTCAGGAAGCCCAGATAGGTCAGGGCCAGATGGCTGCCGTTGAGCAGCTTGATCTTCATTTCTTCGTAGGGGGTCACGTCGTCGGTGAACTGCACGCCGACCTTTTCCCAGGCCGGGCGACCATTGACGAACTTGTCTTCCAGTACCCATTGCACGAAAGGCTCGCACACCACTGGCCAGGCGTCGTCGATATGTTTTTCATCGGCCAGTTTCAGGCGATGGGCCGAGCTGGTCATGGGCGTGATGCGGTCGACCATGGCATTGGGGAAGCTGACGTTTTCGGCAATCCAGTCATGCAGGTCGGCGTCGCGCAGGGCGGCAAAGGCCAGCAGCGCCTTGCGGGTCACGGCGCCGTTGTGGGGCAGGTTGTCGCAGGACATCAGGGTAAAGGCCGGTATGCCGGCTGCACGCCGACGGGCCAGCGCAGCACACAGAAAGCCGAATACTGTGCCGGGAGTATTGGGGTGGGTCAGGTCGTGGCGGATCTGCGGCAGGTGCGCCATGAACTGGCCGTTGCTGTCATCGATGCAGTAGCCGCCTTCGGTGATGGTCAGCGAAACGATGCGGATGTCCGGGCTGGCCAGTTTGTCGATCAGGGCCTGGGGATCGTCTTCGGCCAGCAGCATGCCGCTGATGGACGCGATGATCCGGGTTTCGGTGTCCGGTGTGTCGCCCAGCTCATACAGGGTGTAGAGATAGTCCTGGCCGGCCAGTGCATCGCGCACGCTTCGGTCTTCGGGACGCAGGCCGACGCCGCAGATGCTCCAGTCCAGCCCTTCGCCGCTGTTCATCAGCGCATCGGTGTAAAACGCCTGATGCGCCCGGTGAAAGCCACCGACGCCGATATGGGCGATGCCGTGGCGGGTTTCGCTGGCCGAGTAGGCGGGGCGGGCAATATCGGCGCCCAGTTGTGACAGGTTCTGTTTGTTCAGTTTCATGTCAGAGGCTCTCCAATACGTTAAGCAGCGACCGCTACGGCCTTGGCAATCACCAGTCCCTGTTCATCGAACAGATGGCAATGGGCGCTATCGAGATGCAGGTTCAGGGTTTCGCCGTACTGGCTAGCCAGATCGCCACGGATACGCATGGTCAGGGCTTCGCCCGAGCGGGTACGGACATGGCAATAGGTATCGCTGCCCAGGCGTTCACTGACATCGGCGGTGACCTGCAACTGACACTCGCCACTCTGGGCAATGTTCAGATGCTCGGGACGGATACCCAGCGTGACCGGAGCCCCGACACTCAAGCCGGCACGGCTTACCGGCAGGGTGATGCGTGTACCGGCATCCAGTTCGACTTCGCACTCATGGCTGTCGACCTGGCTGAGCCGGCCCTTGAGGAAGCCCATTTTCGGCGTGCCGAGAAAACCTGCGACAAACAGGTTGGCCGGGTAGTGATACAGCTCCAGTGGCGAGCCCACCTGTTCCACCTTGCCGCCATTGAGTACCACCACCTTGTCGGCCAGGGTCATGGCCTCGACCTGATCGTGAGTGACGTAAATCATCGTGGCCTGCAGCTCCTTGTGCAGGCGCGACAGCTCCAGCCGGGTCTGCACCCGCAAGGCGGCGTCGAGGTTGGAGAGGGGTTCGTCGAACAGGAAGATTTTCGGGTTGCGCACGATGGCCCGGCCAATGGCGACCCGCTGGCGCTGGCCACCTGAAAGTTGCTTGGGTTTACGCTCCAGCAGTGGCCCAAGCTCCAGGATGCGTGCGGCTTCATCCACTTTCTTCTTGATCTCGGCCTTATCACCGCCCGCCAGGTCCAGGGCAAAGGACAGATTCTTGCCCACGGTCATGTGCGGGTATAGGGCGTAGGTCTGGAACACCATGGCCAGGTCGCGCTTGGCCGGTGTGACCTGGGTGATCTCGCGGCCATCGAGTTCGATGCTCCCCGAGGTGACTTCCTCAAGCCCGGCAATCAGGCGCAGCAGGGTGGACTTGCCGCAACCCGACGGGCCGACAAAGACCACGAACTCGCGGTCCTTCACATCGAGGTCGATGCCTTTGATGATCTGATGGCCGTCGAAGCCTTTTTGCAGATTTCTGATACTGAGATTAGCCATGCTTGACTCCGTTTTTATTCTTGAATTCGGGCTATTTGACTGCGCCGAACGACAGGCCGCGGACCAGTTGTTTCTGGCTGATCCAGCCGAAAATCAGGATCGGTGCGCAGGCCAGGGTCGAGACGGCCGAGAGCTTGGCCCAGAACAACCCTTCAGGGCTTGAGTACGAGGCGATGAGTGCAGTGAGCGGCGCGGCGTTGGACGAGGTGAGGTTCAGGGACCAGAAGGCCTCGTTCCAGCACAGGATCAAGGACAGCAGCGCCGTCGAGGCCAGGCCGCCCTTGCAGATCGGCATCAGCACCCGGAATATTTCCTGGCGCGTGCTGGCACCGTCCAGACGCGAGGCTTCGAGGATTTCTCCCGGAATGTCCTTGAAGTAGGTGTAAATCATCCAGACCACGATCGGCAGGTTGATCAGCGTGTAGATGATGATCAGCGCCAGACGCGAATCCAGCAGGCCGAAGGTCTTGGCCAGCAGGTAGATCGGCATCAGCACGCCCACCGGCGGCAACATCTTGGTGGAGAGCATCCACAGCAGCGTGCTCTTGGTGCGCTTGGTTTCAAAGAAGGCCATGGAGTAGGCCGCCGGGATTGCCACCAGCATGGACAGGATCGTGGCACTGAACGAGATCAGCACCGAGTTCCAGGCAAAGTGGAAGTAATCGCTGCGCTCCTGAATGTGCAGGTAGTTTTCCAGCGTCGGCGTGAAGAACAGTTGCGGCGGCGTTGCGAAGGCGTCGATCTCGGTCTTGAAGCTGGTCAGCACCATCCAGAAAATCGGGAAGAATATCAGTGCGGCGATAAGCCAGGACAAGGCCCCGAGCAGCAGGCTTTGCAGGCGTCGTGATTGTTTGAGCGTCATCATGGCAAGGCCCTCATGACTTGTCGGTGAGGTTTTTGCCGATCATCCGGATCAGGATGATCGCCGCGATATTGGCAATGACGACCGCGATCAGGCCGCCCGCCGAGGCCATGCCGACATCGAACTGCAGCAATGCCTGGATGTAGATCAGGTACGCCAGGTTGGTCGAAGCGAAGCCCGGGCCACCATTGGTGGTGGTGAATATTTCGGCAAACACTGAGAGCAGGAAAATCGTCTCGATCATCACCACTACGGCAATCGGCCGGGCCAGGTGGGGCAGGGTCAGGTGCCAGAAAATCGCAATCGGGCCAGCGCCATCGAGTCGCGCCGCTTCCTTCTGCTCCTGGTCCAGCGACTGCATGGCGGTCATCAGGATCAGGATGGCGAACGGCAGCCATTGCCAGGAGACGATGATAATGATCGACAGCATCGGGTAATGGGCGAACCAGTCGACGGGTTCTGCACCGAAGAAGCGCCACACGGCGGCCAGCACACCAGACACCGGGTGAAAGATCAGGTTCTTCCAGATCAGGGCGCTGACGGTGGGCATGATGAAGAACGGCGAGATCAACAGCACCCGTACGATGCCGCGGCCGAAAAACTCGCTGGCTTCCAGCAGGGCGGAAATCAATACGCCGAGGATCACGCTGATCGCCAGTACGCTGCCCACCAGCAACAAGGTATTACCGGCACCGGGCAGAAAACCGCTGTCGGTGACGAAGTACGTGAAGTTTTCCAGCCCGACGAATTCGTTTTCACCGGGGCTCAACAGGTTGTAGCGAATCAGCGAGAAGTAGATGGTCATGCCCAGTGGCACGATCATCCAGACC encodes:
- a CDS encoding carbohydrate kinase family protein, producing the protein MFLVCGEALFDIFTRADDNGSLNRLGLEAVAGGSPFNVAIGLRRLGVEAAFFAGLSTDYLGRRLRAVLDQEAVSPAYLIDVEAPTTLAMVAVGADGSPTYSFRGEGCADRQLRLEHLPVLDEKVRGIHVGSFSLVVQPIADTVLALVARESNNRLISLDPNVRLNPEPDIERWRAQIRAFAEHAHIIKVSDEDLHLLYPDSDPQSIAQEWLSKRCQLVVLTRGSEGASIFTRQHGSWSVAAQSVKTVDTVGAGDTFQAALLTFLSERQLDTPQSLESLTREALDEMLGFAVRAAALTCTRVGPDLPYRHQLA
- the xylB gene encoding xylulokinase, which translates into the protein MFLGIDCGTQGTKAIILDADSGQVLGEGSAPHSLISNAHGRREQDVQQWLDALALATRSALAKAGISGQQIRGIGVSGQQHGLVLLDAQGQVLRPAKLWCDTETTPENQRLLDYLGGEQGSLQRLGLVIAPGYTVSKLLWTKEQHPELFERIDRILLPHDYLNYWLTGRCCTDYGDASGTGYFNVRTREWDLPLLAHIDPTGRLGKALPELLPAQHKVGTIRGEIASLLGLNPDAVVSSGGGDNMMGAIGTGNIKPGLITMSLGSSGTVYAFADQPFVSEQASVATFCSSSDGWLPLICTMNLTNATSAIRELFTLDIDGFNQAVTQSPIGAEGVLMLPFLNGERVPALPDATGSILGLNSTNLTQANLCRAVVEGTSLGLRYGLDLLRASGIKSQTIRLIGGGSKSAIWRQMIADIMDTPVICTEYAEAAALGAAIQAAWCSSGENGQATDLHTLCERCVRLDPDSETYPVAENVAAYERVYARYQDQLRAV
- a CDS encoding mannitol dehydrogenase family protein → MKLNKQNLSQLGADIARPAYSASETRHGIAHIGVGGFHRAHQAFYTDALMNSGEGLDWSICGVGLRPEDRSVRDALAGQDYLYTLYELGDTPDTETRIIASISGMLLAEDDPQALIDKLASPDIRIVSLTITEGGYCIDDSNGQFMAHLPQIRHDLTHPNTPGTVFGFLCAALARRRAAGIPAFTLMSCDNLPHNGAVTRKALLAFAALRDADLHDWIAENVSFPNAMVDRITPMTSSAHRLKLADEKHIDDAWPVVCEPFVQWVLEDKFVNGRPAWEKVGVQFTDDVTPYEEMKIKLLNGSHLALTYLGFLKGYRFVHETMNDPLFVRYIRTYMDLDVTPQLASVPGIDLEGYKDTLIERFSNQAIADQLERVCSDGSSKFPKFTIPTINRLILDQGNLERASLVVAAWALYLKGVDENGTPYRIPDPRADFCQALVADDALLTQRLLGVEEIFGLAIPRSAEFVAAFEQNVNNLRDLGVSGTLEKILANGL
- a CDS encoding ABC transporter ATP-binding protein, with translation MANLSIRNLQKGFDGHQIIKGIDLDVKDREFVVFVGPSGCGKSTLLRLIAGLEEVTSGSIELDGREITQVTPAKRDLAMVFQTYALYPHMTVGKNLSFALDLAGGDKAEIKKKVDEAARILELGPLLERKPKQLSGGQRQRVAIGRAIVRNPKIFLFDEPLSNLDAALRVQTRLELSRLHKELQATMIYVTHDQVEAMTLADKVVVLNGGKVEQVGSPLELYHYPANLFVAGFLGTPKMGFLKGRLSQVDSHECEVELDAGTRITLPVSRAGLSVGAPVTLGIRPEHLNIAQSGECQLQVTADVSERLGSDTYCHVRTRSGEALTMRIRGDLASQYGETLNLHLDSAHCHLFDEQGLVIAKAVAVAA
- a CDS encoding carbohydrate ABC transporter permease, yielding MMTLKQSRRLQSLLLGALSWLIAALIFFPIFWMVLTSFKTEIDAFATPPQLFFTPTLENYLHIQERSDYFHFAWNSVLISFSATILSMLVAIPAAYSMAFFETKRTKSTLLWMLSTKMLPPVGVLMPIYLLAKTFGLLDSRLALIIIYTLINLPIVVWMIYTYFKDIPGEILEASRLDGASTRQEIFRVLMPICKGGLASTALLSLILCWNEAFWSLNLTSSNAAPLTALIASYSSPEGLFWAKLSAVSTLACAPILIFGWISQKQLVRGLSFGAVK
- a CDS encoding carbohydrate ABC transporter permease; its protein translation is MKTSATPARPDLSGETPKARNSRFKPGWFLVSPSVALLLVWMIVPLGMTIYFSLIRYNLLSPGENEFVGLENFTYFVTDSGFLPGAGNTLLLVGSVLAISVILGVLISALLEASEFFGRGIVRVLLISPFFIMPTVSALIWKNLIFHPVSGVLAAVWRFFGAEPVDWFAHYPMLSIIIIVSWQWLPFAILILMTAMQSLDQEQKEAARLDGAGPIAIFWHLTLPHLARPIAVVVMIETIFLLSVFAEIFTTTNGGPGFASTNLAYLIYIQALLQFDVGMASAGGLIAVVIANIAAIILIRMIGKNLTDKS